In one window of Macadamia integrifolia cultivar HAES 741 chromosome 2, SCU_Mint_v3, whole genome shotgun sequence DNA:
- the LOC122071895 gene encoding monoacylglycerol lipase-like, with amino-acid sequence MEAVRMEELTSGASSRIIPVFDSLRRVFFFIQSTFLWFLLLLPRNLLWASSSSSSLSSPERISVFRKKDEEEALRRRALAEAREMISGTEEENICRWSTSVFYGVRRNALFCRSWIPISGEMKGIMVIIHGLNEHSGRYAHFARQLNSCSFGVYAMDWVGHGGSDGLHGYVPSLDHVVADTGAFLEKVKLENPEIPCFLFGHSAGGAVVLKAACYPRIKCMLEGIVLTSPALRVKPAHPMVKAVAPLLSLVAPRVQFKVANRRRTPVSRDPAAMVAKYTDPLVYTGPIRVRTGLEILRISSYLLRNMKSVTVPFLVLHGTADRVTDPLASQDLYNVAASEFKDIILYEGFLHDLLFEPEHEEVAGDIINWMEKRLHSR; translated from the exons aTGGAAGCGGTGCGTATGGAGGAACTGACATCAGGTGCGAGTAGTCGTATAATTCCAGTTTTCGACTCTCTTAGGcgtgtcttcttcttcattcaatcGACATTcctttggtttcttcttcttttgcctcGGAATCTCTTGTGGGCATCTTCGTCGTCGTCCTCCCTTTCCTCTCCCGAGCGGATTTCGGTTTTCaggaagaaagatgaagaagaagctttgAGACGGAGAGCTTTGGCTGAGGCTCGCGAGATGATCTCTGGAACAGAGGAGGAGAATATCTGTCGCTGGAGTACGTCAGTATTCTATGGTGTCAGGAGGAACGCTTTGTTCTGTCGTTCTTGGATTCCAATCTCTGGAGAAATGAA GGGCATCATGGTCATTATTCATGGGCTTAACGAACACAG TGGAAGATATGCTCATTTTGCTAGGCAACTAAACTCGTGCAGCTTTGGGGTTTATGCAATGGACTGGGTGG GTCACGGCGGGAGTGATGGATTGCATGGATATGTACCTTCACTTGATCATGTTGTTGCAGACACT GGAGCTTTCTTGGAGAAAGTTAAACTGGAGAATCCAGAAATTCCATGCTTTCTCTTTGGTCATTCTGCTGGTGGTGCTGTGGTGTTGAAG GCTGCTTGTTATCCTCGCATCAAATGCATGCTGGAGGGAATAGTACTAACATCACCGGCTTTGCGGGTTAAACCAGCACACCCAATGGTTAAG GCTGTGGCACCTCTATTATCTCTTGTTGCTCCCAGAGTACAATTCAAAGTTGCAAATAGAAGGAGAACTCCAGTGTCGAGGGATCCTGCTGCTATGGTGGCCAAGTACACAGACCCACTGGTATATACTGGACCCATAAGGGTCCGAACGGGTCTTGAGATTCTCCGAATATCATCCTACTTGCTGCGAAACATGAAGTCTGTCACTGTCCCATTCCTGGTACTCCATGGAACTGCTGACAGAGTCACTGATCCTCTCGCTTCACAGGACCTCTACAATGTAGCAGCCTCAGAGTTCAAGGACATAATTCTCTATGAAGGCTTCTTGCATGATCTACTTTTTGAGCCTGAGCACGAAGAGGTAGCAGGTGACATAATCAACTGGATGGAGAAGCGATTACATTCCCGGTGA